The Myxocyprinus asiaticus isolate MX2 ecotype Aquarium Trade chromosome 39, UBuf_Myxa_2, whole genome shotgun sequence genome window below encodes:
- the rbp2a gene encoding retinol-binding protein 2a, translated as MPADYNGTWEMVSNDNFDDVMKALDIDFATRKIAVHLKQTKVIVQNGDKFETKTLSTFRNYEVNFTMGQEFEELTKGLDNRVVKTVVTWDGDKMVCVQKGEKENRGWKQWIEGDLLHLEIHCQDKVCHQVFKKKK; from the exons ATGCCAGCTGATTACAATGGGACATGGGAGATGgtcagcaatgacaactttgacGATGTCATGAAGGCTTTGG ATATTGACTTTGCCACTCGTAAGATTGCAGTGCACCTCAAACAGACTAAGGTCATTGTGCAGAATGGAGACAAATTTGAGACCAAAACACTCAGCACCTTTAGAAACTATGAGGTCAACTTCACTATGGGGCAGGAGTTTGAGGAGCTCACCAAAGGTCTGGACAACAGAGTGGTTAAG ACCGTGGTGACGTGGGATGGTGATAAAATGGTGTGTGTGCagaagggagagaaagagaaccGAGGCTGGAAGCAATGGATTGAAGGAGATCTGCTACACCTG GAGATTCATTGTCAGGACAAAGTCTGCCACCAAGTTTTCAAGAAGAAAAAGTAA